In Sodalis ligni, a single genomic region encodes these proteins:
- a CDS encoding ACP phosphodiesterase encodes MNFLAHLHLASVARSSLLGNLMADFVRGNPDGLYSAEVVAGIRMHRRIDTLTDSHTVVKSAKTLFSADYRRVAPIALDVVWDHFLALHWSRVVPDVPLRRFVLQAEAVITPALPQTPEAFRSLNTYLWRERWLERYAQRPFLAQVLTGMASRRPRLAALGEIYPEIEQHYPALEACFWQLYPDMLQLAHQGAFTL; translated from the coding sequence ATGAATTTTCTTGCTCATCTCCATCTCGCCTCCGTGGCGCGCAGCTCGCTATTAGGCAATCTGATGGCGGATTTTGTCCGCGGCAACCCCGACGGACTTTATTCCGCCGAAGTAGTGGCCGGTATCCGCATGCACCGGCGCATTGATACCCTTACCGATAGCCATACGGTGGTGAAATCCGCCAAAACCCTGTTCAGCGCCGATTACCGGCGGGTGGCGCCCATTGCGCTGGACGTGGTGTGGGATCATTTTCTGGCGCTCCACTGGAGCCGGGTCGTGCCGGACGTACCGTTACGCCGGTTCGTGCTGCAGGCCGAAGCGGTGATTACGCCGGCGCTGCCGCAAACGCCGGAAGCGTTCCGCTCGCTTAATACCTATCTTTGGCGTGAACGTTGGCTCGAACGTTATGCCCAGCGGCCTTTTTTAGCGCAGGTGTTGACGGGCATGGCGAGCCGGCGGCCCAGACTGGCCGCGCTGGGGGAAATTTACCCGGAAATTGAACAACATTATCCGGCGCTGGAGGCCTGTTTTTGGCAACTTTACCCGGATATGTTGCAGCTGGCGCATCAGGGCGCATTCACCTTGTAA
- the queA gene encoding tRNA preQ1(34) S-adenosylmethionine ribosyltransferase-isomerase QueA, whose protein sequence is MRVAEFSYELPEALIADYPLPERSACRLLALDGPSGEMTHGVFTDLLDRLAPGDLLVFNNTRVIPARLFGRKLSGGKIEVLVERVLDDHRVLAHVRASKSPKPGAALLLGDDESIAATMVARRDALFELRFDDDRDVLTLLNAAGHIPLPLYIHRHDEETDRESYQTVYSERPGAVAAPTAGLHFDQPMLDALRDKGIEMAFVTLHIGAGTFQPVRVENLEEHVMHSEYAEVPQEVVDAVLACKKRGNRVVAVGTTSVRSLESAAQAARGAVIAPFFGDTDIFIFPGYRFRIIDALITNFHLPESTLIMLVSAFAGYKHTMAAYHEAVALEYRFYSYGDAMFITRNDLAALDAIGER, encoded by the coding sequence ATGCGTGTCGCCGAATTCTCATATGAACTTCCTGAGGCCCTGATTGCCGACTATCCCCTGCCGGAACGCAGCGCCTGCCGCCTGCTGGCGCTGGACGGACCCTCCGGCGAGATGACGCACGGCGTATTTACCGATCTGCTGGATCGGTTGGCGCCCGGCGATCTGCTGGTATTCAATAATACCCGGGTGATACCGGCCCGGCTGTTCGGCCGTAAGCTCAGCGGCGGCAAAATCGAAGTGCTGGTGGAGCGGGTACTGGACGATCATCGGGTATTGGCCCATGTGCGCGCGTCCAAGTCGCCTAAACCCGGCGCCGCGCTATTGCTCGGGGACGATGAAAGCATTGCCGCCACCATGGTGGCGCGCCGTGATGCGCTGTTTGAGCTGCGCTTCGATGACGACCGGGATGTGCTGACGCTGCTGAATGCCGCCGGTCATATTCCGCTGCCGCTCTATATCCATCGACACGACGAGGAAACCGACCGGGAGAGCTACCAGACGGTTTACAGCGAACGTCCCGGCGCGGTGGCCGCCCCTACCGCCGGCCTGCATTTTGACCAGCCCATGCTGGATGCCCTGCGGGACAAGGGCATTGAAATGGCGTTTGTCACCCTGCACATCGGGGCGGGCACCTTTCAGCCGGTGCGGGTTGAAAACCTTGAAGAGCATGTGATGCATTCGGAGTATGCCGAAGTCCCGCAGGAAGTGGTGGATGCGGTGCTGGCATGCAAGAAGCGCGGCAACCGGGTCGTCGCGGTGGGCACCACCTCGGTGCGTTCCCTTGAAAGCGCCGCGCAGGCGGCCCGGGGGGCGGTTATCGCGCCGTTTTTCGGCGATACCGATATATTTATTTTTCCCGGCTATCGGTTTCGCATTATCGATGCGTTAATAACAAATTTCCATTTGCCGGAATCGACCCTGATTATGCTGGTATCGGCGTTTGCCGGCTATAAACATACCATGGCGGCTTATCATGAGGCCGTGGCGCTGGAATACCGTTTTTACAGTTACGGCGATGCCATGTTCATCACCCGTAACGATTTGGCCGCCCTGGACGCCATTGGCGAACGGTAG
- the tgt gene encoding tRNA guanosine(34) transglycosylase Tgt yields the protein MKYELIKTDGRARRGRLVFERGVVETPAFMPVGTYGTVKGMTPEEVAETGAQIILGNTFHLWLRPGQEIMKLHGDLHDFMQWHGPILTDSGGFQVFSLGDIRKITEEGVHFRNPINGDAIFLSPEKSMEIQHDLGSDIVMIFDECTPFPAEHDYARKSMEMSLRWAERSRRRFDELGNKNALFGIIQGSVYEDLRDVSVKRLVEIGFDGYAVGGLAVGEPKADMHRILEHVLPQIPADKPRYLMGVGKPEDLVEGVRRGIDMFDCVMPTRNARNGHLFVTDGVVKIRNASNKSDTSPLDEHCDCYTCRNYSRAYLHHLDRCNEILGARLNTIHNLRYYQRLMAGLRHAIDEGKLEQFVDEFYGRVGKPVPPLVVELNYNEGI from the coding sequence GTGAAGTACGAATTAATCAAAACTGACGGCCGGGCGCGCCGCGGACGCCTGGTATTCGAGCGCGGCGTGGTGGAAACCCCGGCGTTTATGCCGGTGGGCACCTACGGCACGGTAAAGGGCATGACTCCGGAAGAGGTGGCTGAAACCGGCGCGCAAATCATCCTGGGCAATACCTTTCATCTCTGGCTGCGTCCGGGGCAGGAGATCATGAAACTGCACGGCGATCTGCATGATTTTATGCAGTGGCACGGTCCGATTCTCACCGATTCCGGCGGCTTCCAGGTGTTCAGCCTGGGGGATATTCGCAAGATAACCGAAGAGGGCGTGCATTTTCGCAATCCCATCAATGGCGATGCGATATTCCTCAGTCCGGAAAAGTCGATGGAAATCCAGCATGACCTGGGTTCGGATATCGTGATGATATTCGACGAATGCACGCCATTTCCCGCCGAACATGACTATGCCCGCAAATCCATGGAGATGTCGCTGCGTTGGGCGGAGCGAAGCCGCCGCCGTTTTGACGAGCTGGGAAACAAAAATGCGCTGTTCGGCATCATCCAGGGCAGCGTTTACGAAGATTTACGAGATGTTTCGGTAAAAAGACTGGTAGAGATCGGCTTTGATGGTTACGCTGTGGGCGGCCTGGCGGTGGGTGAGCCGAAAGCGGATATGCACCGCATTCTCGAGCACGTCCTGCCGCAGATTCCGGCTGACAAACCGCGTTATCTGATGGGCGTGGGTAAACCGGAAGATTTGGTGGAGGGCGTGCGTCGCGGTATCGATATGTTCGACTGCGTAATGCCGACGCGTAATGCGCGCAACGGTCATTTATTTGTCACCGACGGAGTGGTGAAAATCCGCAACGCCAGTAACAAAAGCGACACATCGCCGCTGGATGAACATTGTGATTGCTACACCTGTCGCAATTATAGTCGCGCTTACTTGCATCATCTCGACCGTTGCAACGAAATACTCGGTGCGCGTCTGAATACCATCCATAATCTGCGGTATTATCAGCGTCTGATGGCGGGTTTACGCCACGCTATCGATGAAGGTAAATTAGAGCAGTTTGTTGACGAATTTTATGGCCGGGTTGGAAAACCCGTTCCGCCTTTAGTCGTTGAGTTAAATTACAATGAGGGAATTTAA
- the yajC gene encoding preprotein translocase subunit YajC, with translation MSFFISDAAAAAGGPSQGSPYSLVIMLVVFGLIFYFMILRPQQKRTKDHKKLMDSIGKGDEVLTTGGLVGRVTKVADTGYIAIALNDTNEVVIKRDFVAAVLPKGTMKAL, from the coding sequence ATGAGCTTTTTCATTTCTGACGCCGCTGCCGCAGCAGGCGGGCCGTCCCAGGGAAGTCCTTACTCTCTGGTGATTATGTTAGTGGTATTTGGCCTGATATTTTATTTTATGATCCTCCGTCCGCAGCAAAAACGCACCAAGGATCATAAAAAGCTGATGGACTCCATCGGCAAAGGCGATGAAGTACTGACCACAGGCGGTCTTGTGGGTCGCGTGACCAAGGTCGCGGATACCGGCTATATTGCGATAGCGTTGAACGATACCAATGAAGTGGTTATCAAACGTGATTTCGTGGCCGCTGTCTTGCCGAAAGGTACGATGAAAGCGCTGTAA
- the secD gene encoding protein translocase subunit SecD, whose protein sequence is MLNRYPLWKYIMLILALLVGLLYALPNLYGEDPAVQITGARGAAASETTLVQIQNVLKEQNIASKSIALENGAILARFSNPDVQLRAREALLSALGENYVVALNLAPATPPWLAMMGAEPMKLGLDLRGGVHFLMEVDMDTALGKLQEQTMDALRSDLREKGIPYATVRKIENYGTEVNFRDGNSRDQAVSYLVPRHRDLVINSTGDTGLRAVMADTRLREAREYAVQQNITILRNRVNQLGVAEPLVQRQGADRIVVELPGIQDTARAKEILGATATLEFRLVNTTVDRSAAASGRVPGDSEVKYTRDGQPVVLYKRVILTGDHITDSTSSADEYNRPQVNISLDSTGGTNMSNFTKDNIGKPMATLFVEYKDSGKKDANGRAILAKQEEVINVATIQSRLGNSFRITGIDNPNEARQLSLLLRAGALIAPIQIVEERTIGPTLGMQNITQGLEACLWGLVASIIFMVVWYRKFGLIATTALIANLVMIVGIMSLLPGATLTMPGIAGIVLTLAVAVDANVLINERIKEELKNGRTVQQAIHEGYKGAFSSIVDANVTTLITAIILYAVGTGSIKGFAITTAIGVATSMFTAIVGTRAIVNLLYGGKRISKMSI, encoded by the coding sequence GTGTTAAACCGTTATCCTTTATGGAAGTACATCATGCTTATCCTGGCACTTCTCGTCGGGCTGCTGTATGCGCTTCCGAACCTCTATGGTGAGGATCCGGCCGTACAAATCACTGGTGCGCGGGGTGCCGCCGCCAGTGAGACGACGCTGGTTCAGATCCAAAATGTCCTAAAAGAACAGAATATCGCCAGCAAGTCGATCGCCCTGGAAAACGGCGCCATCCTGGCCCGTTTCTCCAATCCGGACGTGCAGCTGCGCGCTCGGGAGGCGTTATTGAGCGCTCTTGGCGAAAATTATGTGGTGGCATTGAACCTGGCCCCGGCCACGCCCCCCTGGTTGGCCATGATGGGGGCCGAACCCATGAAACTGGGTCTTGATCTGCGCGGCGGCGTGCACTTCCTGATGGAAGTGGATATGGATACCGCCCTGGGCAAGCTCCAGGAACAGACCATGGACGCCTTGCGCTCGGATCTGCGTGAAAAAGGCATCCCTTATGCCACGGTGCGCAAAATCGAAAATTACGGCACCGAGGTGAATTTCCGCGACGGGAATTCCCGCGATCAGGCGGTCAGCTACCTGGTCCCGCGCCACCGCGATCTGGTGATCAACAGCACCGGCGATACCGGGCTGCGCGCGGTCATGGCGGACACCCGCCTGCGGGAAGCCCGTGAATATGCGGTGCAGCAGAACATTACCATCCTGCGCAACCGCGTTAATCAGCTGGGTGTGGCCGAGCCGCTGGTACAGCGCCAGGGCGCGGACCGGATAGTGGTTGAGCTGCCGGGTATCCAGGATACCGCGCGCGCAAAGGAAATCCTCGGCGCCACCGCGACGTTGGAATTCCGCCTGGTGAATACCACGGTTGATCGCAGCGCGGCCGCCAGCGGCCGGGTGCCGGGTGATTCCGAAGTGAAATATACCCGCGACGGCCAGCCGGTGGTGCTCTATAAACGGGTCATCCTCACCGGCGACCATATTACCGATTCCACCTCCAGCGCCGACGAATACAACCGCCCGCAGGTCAATATCTCCCTCGACAGCACCGGCGGCACCAATATGTCCAATTTTACCAAGGACAATATCGGCAAGCCGATGGCAACCCTGTTTGTGGAATACAAGGACAGCGGCAAGAAAGACGCCAACGGCCGGGCTATCCTGGCCAAACAGGAGGAGGTTATCAATGTGGCGACCATCCAGTCCCGCCTGGGTAACAGTTTCCGTATCACCGGCATCGATAATCCGAACGAAGCCCGCCAACTGTCGCTATTGCTGCGCGCCGGGGCGCTGATTGCGCCGATTCAGATTGTCGAGGAACGGACTATCGGCCCGACGCTGGGCATGCAGAACATCACGCAGGGTCTGGAAGCCTGTCTGTGGGGGCTGGTGGCATCCATCATCTTTATGGTGGTGTGGTATCGCAAGTTCGGCCTTATCGCCACTACCGCGCTTATCGCGAACCTGGTGATGATCGTGGGCATCATGTCTTTACTGCCCGGGGCGACGCTTACCATGCCCGGGATCGCCGGGATTGTGCTGACGCTGGCGGTGGCGGTGGATGCCAACGTGCTGATTAACGAGCGTATCAAAGAAGAGCTCAAGAACGGGCGTACCGTTCAGCAGGCTATTCATGAAGGTTATAAAGGCGCCTTCTCCAGTATCGTCGATGCCAACGTGACTACGCTTATCACCGCGATTATCCTGTACGCGGTGGGCACCGGTTCCATCAAGGGTTTTGCCATAACCACCGCTATCGGGGTCGCCACCTCGATGTTTACGGCGATTGTCGGCACGCGCGCCATCGTGAACCTGCTTTACGGCGGTAAACGTATCAGCAAAATGTCTATCTAG
- the secF gene encoding protein translocase subunit SecF: MAQQHRVEDLNYGRKVYDFLRWGYVAFSISITLLIISVALIATRGFNWGLDFTGGTVIELNLSKAADLDAMRGALEHAGFKDPLIQNFGSSRDVMVRMPPVQDGAGQELGNKVLGVVNQTFDSQATVKRIEFVGPSVGSDLAQAGGMALLVALICILIYVGFRFEWRLALGAVLALAHDVVITMGVLSLFHIEIDLTIIASLMSVIGYSLNDSIVVSDRIRENFRKIRRGSSYEIINVSLTQTLSRTLMTSATTLMVVLMLFIFGGPILAGFSLTMLIGVTIGTASSIYVASALALKLGMKREHMIQQKVEKEGADQPSLLP, from the coding sequence GTGGCTCAGCAACATAGAGTTGAAGATTTAAACTACGGCCGTAAAGTCTATGACTTTTTGCGCTGGGGTTACGTAGCATTCAGCATTTCCATTACGCTGTTAATCATTTCCGTCGCGCTGATAGCCACCCGTGGATTTAACTGGGGGCTGGATTTTACCGGCGGTACGGTTATCGAGCTGAACCTGAGCAAGGCCGCCGATCTGGATGCCATGCGCGGCGCGTTGGAGCATGCCGGTTTCAAGGATCCGCTGATCCAGAACTTCGGCAGCAGCCGGGATGTGATGGTCCGCATGCCGCCGGTGCAGGACGGCGCCGGCCAGGAGTTGGGCAACAAAGTGCTGGGAGTGGTTAACCAGACCTTTGATTCGCAGGCCACCGTGAAACGTATCGAGTTCGTCGGACCCAGCGTCGGCAGCGATCTGGCGCAGGCCGGCGGCATGGCGCTGCTGGTGGCGCTAATCTGTATCCTGATTTACGTCGGCTTCCGGTTCGAATGGCGGCTGGCCCTGGGGGCAGTGCTGGCCTTGGCTCATGACGTGGTGATTACCATGGGTGTCCTGTCGCTGTTTCATATTGAAATCGATTTGACCATCATCGCCTCGCTGATGTCTGTGATCGGCTATTCACTGAACGACAGTATCGTGGTTTCCGACCGTATTCGTGAAAACTTCCGCAAAATACGGCGCGGCAGCTCTTATGAAATCATCAACGTGTCGCTGACCCAGACCCTGAGCCGCACCTTGATGACCTCGGCCACCACGCTGATGGTGGTGCTGATGCTGTTTATCTTTGGCGGCCCGATCCTGGCCGGTTTCTCCTTGACCATGCTGATAGGCGTCACCATCGGTACGGCTTCATCCATCTATGTCGCCTCGGCGCTGGCGCTGAAGCTGGGGATGAAACGCGAACACATGATCCAGCAGAAAGTCGAGAAAGAGGGCGCGGATCAGCCTTCGTTGCTGCCATAA
- a CDS encoding DUF3251 domain-containing protein, giving the protein MTIAYRPACVVVALLLLAGCARQPNAHAPALKNEMGQLNQRLDYLNNQVSALMQQNALNAQSTSGVYIYPAAQTAAEVESQVGKLQVSLSPIETEANGSRTLMRIRTTDNQPLTPFSATVDWGQVDPATGKPLTADALSQSIVVPASLLPKSDAAIELRLSGLAPEQVGFVRLHDIIKISPDSPPPPDAVKPLSQQ; this is encoded by the coding sequence ATGACAATCGCTTACCGCCCGGCCTGTGTTGTTGTCGCCCTGCTGTTGCTTGCCGGATGCGCCAGACAACCGAACGCTCACGCCCCCGCCCTGAAGAACGAAATGGGCCAGTTGAACCAGCGGCTGGATTACCTCAACAACCAGGTGTCGGCATTGATGCAGCAGAATGCCCTTAACGCGCAGTCCACCAGCGGCGTGTATATTTATCCCGCCGCCCAAACCGCCGCCGAGGTGGAAAGCCAGGTCGGCAAGCTTCAGGTATCGCTGAGCCCGATCGAAACGGAAGCAAATGGTTCAAGGACGCTAATGCGTATCCGCACCACCGACAATCAGCCGTTGACGCCTTTCTCCGCCACGGTGGATTGGGGCCAGGTGGATCCCGCAACCGGCAAACCCCTGACCGCCGATGCCCTGAGCCAGTCCATTGTGGTGCCCGCCTCGCTGCTGCCGAAATCCGACGCCGCCATCGAGCTGCGCCTGAGCGGACTGGCGCCGGAACAGGTGGGTTTTGTCCGGCTGCACGATATTATCAAAATATCCCCGGATTCCCCACCGCCCCCCGACGCCGTCAAGCCACTGTCCCAGCAATAG
- the nrdR gene encoding transcriptional regulator NrdR — translation MHCPFCSAVDTKVIDSRLVGDGSQVRRRRQCLVCNERFTTFEVAELVLPRVIKSNDIREPFNEDKLRGGFLKALEKRPVNSDDVEMAINHIKSQLRATGEREVPSKMIGNLVMDALKKLDKVAYIRFASVYRSFEDVREFGEEIARLQD, via the coding sequence ATGCATTGTCCTTTTTGTTCCGCAGTCGATACCAAAGTCATTGATTCCCGTCTGGTGGGGGATGGTTCCCAAGTCCGGCGCCGCCGGCAATGCCTGGTTTGCAACGAGCGTTTCACCACCTTCGAGGTGGCGGAGCTGGTATTGCCCCGGGTAATCAAAAGCAATGATATCCGGGAGCCATTCAATGAAGATAAATTACGCGGCGGCTTTTTGAAGGCGCTGGAAAAAAGGCCGGTCAATTCCGACGATGTGGAAATGGCCATCAACCACATCAAATCGCAGCTGCGCGCCACCGGCGAACGGGAAGTTCCGAGCAAAATGATCGGGAACCTGGTGATGGACGCGCTGAAAAAGCTGGATAAGGTGGCCTATATCCGTTTCGCGTCGGTGTATCGCAGCTTCGAGGATGTACGGGAGTTTGGCGAAGAGATTGCCCGTCTTCAGGATTAA
- the ribD gene encoding bifunctional diaminohydroxyphosphoribosylaminopyrimidine deaminase/5-amino-6-(5-phosphoribosylamino)uracil reductase RibD, with product MQQDEYYLARAFELARRGRFTTTPNPNVGCVIVRDGKIVGEGFHYRAGEPHAEVHALRMAGEAARGATVYVTLEPCSHQGRTPPCADALIAAGVARVVVAMQDPNPQVSGRGMHLLRQAGIDVRHGLMMAEAEEVNLGFLKRMRTGFPYVRLKLAASLDGRTAMASGESRWITSTHAREDVQSFRAQSSSILSTSATVLADDPALTVRWHSLPEQVRLCYPQSELRQPVRVIIDSRNRVTPAHRLIAEEGQTWLARLAADNQPWPSSVEQIAMPAGDTDNPRIDLVILMMQLARRQINSVWVEAGAALAGALLQAGLVGELILYLAPRLLGDGGRGLCVLPGLERLAQSPSFTVADLCQVGPDIRVRLKPGYAD from the coding sequence ATGCAGCAGGATGAATATTACCTGGCGCGAGCGTTTGAACTGGCCCGCCGCGGACGTTTTACCACCACGCCGAATCCGAATGTCGGCTGTGTCATCGTGCGGGACGGCAAGATTGTCGGCGAAGGCTTTCACTACCGCGCCGGCGAGCCGCATGCCGAAGTGCATGCCCTGCGCATGGCCGGTGAGGCGGCTCGGGGCGCCACAGTCTACGTCACGCTGGAACCCTGCAGCCATCAAGGCCGGACGCCTCCCTGCGCCGATGCGCTGATTGCGGCGGGCGTGGCGCGGGTAGTAGTGGCCATGCAGGATCCGAATCCCCAGGTCTCGGGGCGGGGCATGCACCTGCTGCGGCAGGCGGGTATCGATGTCCGTCACGGATTGATGATGGCCGAGGCGGAAGAGGTGAACCTGGGTTTTCTAAAGCGCATGCGCACCGGTTTCCCTTATGTCCGGCTGAAACTGGCCGCATCGCTGGATGGACGCACCGCCATGGCTTCCGGCGAAAGCCGGTGGATAACCTCTACCCATGCGCGGGAAGATGTGCAATCTTTCCGTGCCCAAAGCTCCTCAATCCTGTCCACCAGCGCCACGGTGCTGGCGGACGATCCCGCCCTGACCGTTCGCTGGCACTCGTTGCCGGAACAGGTCCGCTTATGTTATCCCCAGTCCGAATTGCGCCAGCCGGTGCGGGTGATTATCGACAGCCGTAACCGCGTAACCCCGGCCCACCGGCTGATAGCCGAGGAGGGGCAAACCTGGCTGGCCCGCCTGGCGGCGGATAACCAGCCCTGGCCGTCATCCGTTGAACAAATCGCCATGCCCGCGGGAGATACCGATAACCCCCGCATCGATCTGGTGATCCTGATGATGCAATTGGCCCGGCGCCAGATAAACAGCGTCTGGGTCGAGGCCGGCGCCGCCCTGGCCGGCGCGCTGCTGCAGGCGGGGCTGGTGGGTGAGCTTATCCTTTACCTGGCTCCCCGGCTGCTGGGGGACGGGGGCAGGGGGCTGTGCGTCCTGCCGGGGCTTGAGCGCCTGGCGCAGTCGCCGTCGTTTACGGTGGCGGATTTATGCCAGGTCGGACCGGATATCCGGGTACGACTTAAACCTGGCTACGCGGATTAA
- the ribE gene encoding 6,7-dimethyl-8-ribityllumazine synthase has product MNVIEGVIATPQARIAIAIARFNHFINDSLLEGAIDALKRIGQVKDDNITVVWVPGAYELPLAVRALADSKKFDAVVALGTVIRGGTAHFEYVAGGCSTGLSRVALDSVLPVAFGVLTTESIEQAIERAGTKAGNKGAEAALTALEMINVLKAINA; this is encoded by the coding sequence ATGAACGTTATTGAAGGTGTTATTGCCACTCCACAAGCCCGTATAGCGATCGCGATTGCGCGTTTCAATCATTTCATCAACGACAGCCTTCTTGAAGGCGCCATCGATGCCCTGAAACGTATCGGGCAGGTGAAAGACGACAATATCACCGTGGTCTGGGTCCCCGGGGCCTATGAATTGCCGTTGGCGGTCCGCGCGCTGGCGGACAGCAAGAAATTCGATGCCGTGGTGGCGCTGGGCACGGTTATTCGCGGCGGCACAGCGCATTTTGAATACGTTGCCGGCGGATGCAGCACCGGCTTATCCCGCGTGGCCCTGGACAGCGTATTGCCGGTGGCGTTCGGGGTATTGACTACGGAAAGCATCGAACAGGCGATTGAACGGGCCGGCACCAAGGCCGGCAACAAAGGTGCGGAAGCCGCATTGACCGCACTTGAAATGATTAACGTACTGAAAGCTATCAACGCGTAA